AAACTCTCGTACCATCTAGACTACGATGAAAAGTAGCCGAAATCAAACCTGGTGAATTATTCATAGCGCGATCGAGTTCAGCTGATGCGCGTTTCACCATTTCTTGCTGATTAGCAGAAATCATTCTAAACTCTGCTAAATGAGTGATGCGATCGCCTGCAACAATCGAAACTTCTTGAGATAGCGATCGGCTAGCGAACACTTCGAGTAAATGGGAATCGGGAGGAAAAAATTCAGTAAAAATAGTTGGGCGTGATAAATTGCGATAATCGAATTTAGGCATCCACTGGCTATAGGTAAAGACACGAACGCCATCTAAACTTTTATGAACGCTAGCAGATTTTAAGAAATTGCTAGATAACCAAGATTCAATCTGTTGTTGTAC
This window of the Chroococcidiopsis thermalis PCC 7203 genome carries:
- a CDS encoding antibiotic biosynthesis monooxygenase family protein — translated: MIQIDSTNAVTVGLDLYSVAPRHQDALVEAIVQQQIESWLSSNFLKSASVHKSLDGVRVFTYSQWMPKFDYRNLSRPTIFTEFFPPDSHLLEVFASRSLSQEVSIVAGDRITHLAEFRMISANQQEMVKRASAELDRAMNNSPGLISATFHRSLDGTRVFNYGQWESQEAFEAILKQPGFNPDEPYWAGIARNEFHLYQVVHAYEK